One window of the Eucalyptus grandis isolate ANBG69807.140 chromosome 8, ASM1654582v1, whole genome shotgun sequence genome contains the following:
- the LOC104414944 gene encoding uncharacterized protein At4g15545 isoform X4 codes for MLAAAKDASAAPTFDLPDDVLRVLPTDPFDQLDVARKITSLALSARVSELESESSALRADLAAADRLAADLRSQIESLDATLADAADHLARADREKEELLRENASLSETVKKLNRDVAKAGTPQIIARPTPSDDDGSQTLSRSSSAQSRLSEMGNSSGDDPETDSRPGISSGLIFYSQTSNPRLTPLGSPLSLSLSVSPSRVSNAASPRWQSMSFATPLDKFDDRSSTCSSLPSIRHGSVAGSETGSQTGRTRVEGKEFLRQVRTRLPYEQFAAFLANVKQLNSRKQSKEETLRNAAEIFGADNKDLYDVFERLLTRHAHAD; via the exons ATGCTGGCGGCGGCGAAGGACGCGAGCGCGGCGCCGACCTTCGATCTCCCCGACGACGTGCTGCGCGTCCTGCCCACCGACCCCTTCGACCAGCTCGACGTGGCCCGGAAGATCACCTCCCTCGCCCTCTCCGCCCGCGTCTCCGAGCTCGAGTCCGAGTCCTCCGCCCTCCGCGCCGacctcgccgccgccgaccgCCTCGCCGCCGACCTCCGCTCCCAGATCGAGTCCCTCGACGCcaccctcgccgacgccgccgatCACCTCGCCCGTGCCGACCGCGAGAAG GAGGAGCTGCTGAGAGAGAACGCTTCGCTGTCGGAGACTGTGAAGAAGCTGAACAGAGATGTCGCGAAG GCAGGAACACCGCAGATTATTGCCAGGCCAACACCAAGTG ATGATGATGGCTCCCAGACTCTTTCAAGATCATCGTCGGCTCAGAGCCGGTTATCAGAAATGGGAAACTCATCAGGAGATGATCCTGAAACAG ACTCGAGACCAGGGATATCAAGTGGcctgatattctattcgcaaaCGAGCAATCCTCGGCTCACTCCTCTTGGATCTCCTCTAAGTTTATCTCTATCTGTGTCCCCTTCAAGAGTTTCTAACGCAGCATCTCCAAGATGGCAGTCCATGTCATTTGCAACCCCACTGGACAAGTTTGATGACAGGTCCTCCACTTGCTCTTCGTTGCCCTCAATCCGCCATGGTTCTGTAGCAGGCTCCGAGACAGGATCTCAAACGG GAAGAACTCGAGTCGAAGGGAAAGAGTTCCTACGGCAAGTGAG GACCCGATTACCGTATGAGCAGTTTGCTGCTTTCTTGGCAAATGTCAAGCAATTGAATTCTCGCAAGCAATCTAAAgaa GAGACTCTGCGGAATGCTGCTGAGATCTTTGGTGCAGATAATAAGGATCTCTATGATGTATTCGAGAGATTATTGACTCGCCACGCCCACGCCGATTAA
- the LOC104414944 gene encoding uncharacterized protein At4g15545 isoform X3 produces MLAAAKDASAAPTFDLPDDVLRVLPTDPFDQLDVARKITSLALSARVSELESESSALRADLAAADRLAADLRSQIESLDATLADAADHLARADREKEELLRENASLSETVKKLNRDVAKLEVIQRTLMQSLREENESFVSELAQSSFRIQHLKFVFLCLRCYEPQAGTPQIIARPTPSDDDGSQTLSRSSSAQSRLSEMGNSSGDDPETVSNAASPRWQSMSFATPLDKFDDRSSTCSSLPSIRHGSVAGSETGSQTGRTRVEGKEFLRQVRTRLPYEQFAAFLANVKQLNSRKQSKEETLRNAAEIFGADNKDLYDVFERLLTRHAHAD; encoded by the exons ATGCTGGCGGCGGCGAAGGACGCGAGCGCGGCGCCGACCTTCGATCTCCCCGACGACGTGCTGCGCGTCCTGCCCACCGACCCCTTCGACCAGCTCGACGTGGCCCGGAAGATCACCTCCCTCGCCCTCTCCGCCCGCGTCTCCGAGCTCGAGTCCGAGTCCTCCGCCCTCCGCGCCGacctcgccgccgccgaccgCCTCGCCGCCGACCTCCGCTCCCAGATCGAGTCCCTCGACGCcaccctcgccgacgccgccgatCACCTCGCCCGTGCCGACCGCGAGAAG GAGGAGCTGCTGAGAGAGAACGCTTCGCTGTCGGAGACTGTGAAGAAGCTGAACAGAGATGTCGCGAAG TTGGAGGTAATCCAGAGGACGCTTATGCAGTCCCTTCGAGAGGAAAATGAAAGCTTTGTAAGTGAGTTAGCCCAGAGTAGCTTTCGCATCCAGCAtctaaaatttgttttcttgtgCCTAAGATG TTATGAACCACAGGCAGGAACACCGCAGATTATTGCCAGGCCAACACCAAGTG ATGATGATGGCTCCCAGACTCTTTCAAGATCATCGTCGGCTCAGAGCCGGTTATCAGAAATGGGAAACTCATCAGGAGATGATCCTGAAACAG TTTCTAACGCAGCATCTCCAAGATGGCAGTCCATGTCATTTGCAACCCCACTGGACAAGTTTGATGACAGGTCCTCCACTTGCTCTTCGTTGCCCTCAATCCGCCATGGTTCTGTAGCAGGCTCCGAGACAGGATCTCAAACGG GAAGAACTCGAGTCGAAGGGAAAGAGTTCCTACGGCAAGTGAG GACCCGATTACCGTATGAGCAGTTTGCTGCTTTCTTGGCAAATGTCAAGCAATTGAATTCTCGCAAGCAATCTAAAgaa GAGACTCTGCGGAATGCTGCTGAGATCTTTGGTGCAGATAATAAGGATCTCTATGATGTATTCGAGAGATTATTGACTCGCCACGCCCACGCCGATTAA
- the LOC104414943 gene encoding uncharacterized protein LOC104414943, protein MGTEILRPQDCLAGRMGAAAPAAYPRRRSCSDGSSSANPRPHRRHHQHQQRKRPVVPGQPEQLRPGGHVTGKAAVLRRGDGPVVVSGSGPEPEMARKQAIAPGGRAVVYAGSAFAVSPEPSSLPLPSFSKEKKKQALLVDDSATRDLRRLLRLDLL, encoded by the coding sequence ATGGGGACGGAGATCTTGCGGCCGCAGGACTGCTTGGCCGGGCGGATGGGAGCCGCCGCCCCGGCGGCTTACCCCCGCCGGAGGAGCTGCAGCGACGGGAGCTCCTCCGCTAATCCGAGGCCGCACAGGAGGCACCACCAGCACCAGCAGAGAAAGCGGCCCGTCGTCCCCGGCCAGCCGGAGCAGTTGCGGCCCGGCGGCCATGTGACGGGGAAGGCCGCCGTCCTCCGGCGAGGCGACGGTCCGGTCGTCGTTTCGGGATCAGGTCCAGAGCCGGAGATGGCGCGGAAGCAGGCCATCGCGCCGGGGGGGAGGGCCGTGGTGTACGCCGGGTCGGCGTTCGCCGTGTCGCCGGAGCCGAGCTCGCTTCCGCTGCCGTCGTTttcgaaggagaagaagaagcaggcgCTCTTGGTCGACGATTCGGCCACCAGGGACCTCCGGCGGTTGCTCCGGCTCGATCTCCTGTGA
- the LOC104414944 gene encoding uncharacterized protein At4g15545 isoform X2: MLAAAKDASAAPTFDLPDDVLRVLPTDPFDQLDVARKITSLALSARVSELESESSALRADLAAADRLAADLRSQIESLDATLADAADHLARADREKEELLRENASLSETVKKLNRDVAKLEVIQRTLMQSLREENESFAGTPQIIARPTPSDDDGSQTLSRSSSAQSRLSEMGNSSGDDPETDSRPGISSGLIFYSQTSNPRLTPLGSPLSLSLSVSPSRVSNAASPRWQSMSFATPLDKFDDRSSTCSSLPSIRHGSVAGSETGSQTGRTRVEGKEFLRQVRTRLPYEQFAAFLANVKQLNSRKQSKEETLRNAAEIFGADNKDLYDVFERLLTRHAHAD; this comes from the exons ATGCTGGCGGCGGCGAAGGACGCGAGCGCGGCGCCGACCTTCGATCTCCCCGACGACGTGCTGCGCGTCCTGCCCACCGACCCCTTCGACCAGCTCGACGTGGCCCGGAAGATCACCTCCCTCGCCCTCTCCGCCCGCGTCTCCGAGCTCGAGTCCGAGTCCTCCGCCCTCCGCGCCGacctcgccgccgccgaccgCCTCGCCGCCGACCTCCGCTCCCAGATCGAGTCCCTCGACGCcaccctcgccgacgccgccgatCACCTCGCCCGTGCCGACCGCGAGAAG GAGGAGCTGCTGAGAGAGAACGCTTCGCTGTCGGAGACTGTGAAGAAGCTGAACAGAGATGTCGCGAAG TTGGAGGTAATCCAGAGGACGCTTATGCAGTCCCTTCGAGAGGAAAATGAAAGCTTT GCAGGAACACCGCAGATTATTGCCAGGCCAACACCAAGTG ATGATGATGGCTCCCAGACTCTTTCAAGATCATCGTCGGCTCAGAGCCGGTTATCAGAAATGGGAAACTCATCAGGAGATGATCCTGAAACAG ACTCGAGACCAGGGATATCAAGTGGcctgatattctattcgcaaaCGAGCAATCCTCGGCTCACTCCTCTTGGATCTCCTCTAAGTTTATCTCTATCTGTGTCCCCTTCAAGAGTTTCTAACGCAGCATCTCCAAGATGGCAGTCCATGTCATTTGCAACCCCACTGGACAAGTTTGATGACAGGTCCTCCACTTGCTCTTCGTTGCCCTCAATCCGCCATGGTTCTGTAGCAGGCTCCGAGACAGGATCTCAAACGG GAAGAACTCGAGTCGAAGGGAAAGAGTTCCTACGGCAAGTGAG GACCCGATTACCGTATGAGCAGTTTGCTGCTTTCTTGGCAAATGTCAAGCAATTGAATTCTCGCAAGCAATCTAAAgaa GAGACTCTGCGGAATGCTGCTGAGATCTTTGGTGCAGATAATAAGGATCTCTATGATGTATTCGAGAGATTATTGACTCGCCACGCCCACGCCGATTAA
- the LOC104414944 gene encoding uncharacterized protein At4g15545 isoform X1, whose product MLAAAKDASAAPTFDLPDDVLRVLPTDPFDQLDVARKITSLALSARVSELESESSALRADLAAADRLAADLRSQIESLDATLADAADHLARADREKEELLRENASLSETVKKLNRDVAKLEVIQRTLMQSLREENESFVSELAQSSFRIQHLKFVFLCLRCYEPQAGTPQIIARPTPSDDDGSQTLSRSSSAQSRLSEMGNSSGDDPETDSRPGISSGLIFYSQTSNPRLTPLGSPLSLSLSVSPSRVSNAASPRWQSMSFATPLDKFDDRSSTCSSLPSIRHGSVAGSETGSQTGRTRVEGKEFLRQVRTRLPYEQFAAFLANVKQLNSRKQSKEETLRNAAEIFGADNKDLYDVFERLLTRHAHAD is encoded by the exons ATGCTGGCGGCGGCGAAGGACGCGAGCGCGGCGCCGACCTTCGATCTCCCCGACGACGTGCTGCGCGTCCTGCCCACCGACCCCTTCGACCAGCTCGACGTGGCCCGGAAGATCACCTCCCTCGCCCTCTCCGCCCGCGTCTCCGAGCTCGAGTCCGAGTCCTCCGCCCTCCGCGCCGacctcgccgccgccgaccgCCTCGCCGCCGACCTCCGCTCCCAGATCGAGTCCCTCGACGCcaccctcgccgacgccgccgatCACCTCGCCCGTGCCGACCGCGAGAAG GAGGAGCTGCTGAGAGAGAACGCTTCGCTGTCGGAGACTGTGAAGAAGCTGAACAGAGATGTCGCGAAG TTGGAGGTAATCCAGAGGACGCTTATGCAGTCCCTTCGAGAGGAAAATGAAAGCTTTGTAAGTGAGTTAGCCCAGAGTAGCTTTCGCATCCAGCAtctaaaatttgttttcttgtgCCTAAGATG TTATGAACCACAGGCAGGAACACCGCAGATTATTGCCAGGCCAACACCAAGTG ATGATGATGGCTCCCAGACTCTTTCAAGATCATCGTCGGCTCAGAGCCGGTTATCAGAAATGGGAAACTCATCAGGAGATGATCCTGAAACAG ACTCGAGACCAGGGATATCAAGTGGcctgatattctattcgcaaaCGAGCAATCCTCGGCTCACTCCTCTTGGATCTCCTCTAAGTTTATCTCTATCTGTGTCCCCTTCAAGAGTTTCTAACGCAGCATCTCCAAGATGGCAGTCCATGTCATTTGCAACCCCACTGGACAAGTTTGATGACAGGTCCTCCACTTGCTCTTCGTTGCCCTCAATCCGCCATGGTTCTGTAGCAGGCTCCGAGACAGGATCTCAAACGG GAAGAACTCGAGTCGAAGGGAAAGAGTTCCTACGGCAAGTGAG GACCCGATTACCGTATGAGCAGTTTGCTGCTTTCTTGGCAAATGTCAAGCAATTGAATTCTCGCAAGCAATCTAAAgaa GAGACTCTGCGGAATGCTGCTGAGATCTTTGGTGCAGATAATAAGGATCTCTATGATGTATTCGAGAGATTATTGACTCGCCACGCCCACGCCGATTAA